In Mobula hypostoma chromosome 11, sMobHyp1.1, whole genome shotgun sequence, the following are encoded in one genomic region:
- the rassf10b gene encoding ras association domain-containing protein 10 encodes MIEQGTETPGTAQNEPALEGAAEGNGLESPAGRRMDAQDNKISVWVCQEEKLISGLSRRTTCADVISALLEEAALSALLSGAPDTYCLVEKWRGFERTLPNKTKILRLWRAWGEERDKVTFVLEKTRAALGRAGVRSAQARVVASRDNPCKVRGAAGAGLAMSRDKQRRVVRKAFRKLAKMNRSKRREGGPKEERCGERMETLVHRVLSQDHTIRQQLERLRELDRDIDLCEARIHLDRMRKHGANYVQDTYLEGGPAPCRDAAEGQAEEGAAAEGPERREEGAEAAEAAAEEEENPEVEVEVGSTGLDPDQLREQLQASLRLGLRLSSDLEECRRALERSRSMRRLKREELERLLRELRELSSSPEPPARDTTTADRAGEEGDSADDSDTGLSSMNSLDSDPAPVAESLV; translated from the coding sequence ATGATAGAACAGGGAACTGAAACTCCAGGCACGGCTCAGAACGAGCCGGCGTTGGAAGGCGCGGCGGAGGGGAACGGATTGGAATCCCCCGCCGGACGGAGGATGGACGCCCAGGACAACAAGATAAGCGTCTGGGTCTGTCAAGAGGAGAAACTGATCTCGGGGCTGTCGAGGCGCACAACTTGCGCCGATGTGATATCTGCCTTGCTGGAGGAAGCCGCTCTCAGCGCGTTACTGTCCGGAGCACCGGACACGTACTGCCTGGTGGAGAAGTGGAGGGGCTTCGAGAGGACGTTGCCCAACAAGACCAAGATCCTGCGGCTGTGGCGGGCGTGGGGAGAGGAGCGGGACAAGGTGACTTTCGTGCTGGAGAAGACCCGCGCCGCGCTGGGCCGGGCGGGGGTCCGGAGCGCCCAAGCTCGGGTGGTGGCCAGCAGGGACAACCCATGCAAGGTGCGCGGAGCGGCCGGCGCCGGCCTCGCCATGTCCCGGGACAAGCAGAGGAGGGTGGTGCGCAAAGCCTTCAGGAAGCTGGCCAAGATGAACCGCTCGAAGCGGCGGGAGGGCGGCCCGAAGGAAGAGAGGTGCGGAGAGAGGATGGAGACTCTGGTGCACCGGGTCCTGTCGCAGGACCACACCATCCGGCAGCAACTGGAGCGGCTGCGGGAACTGGACCGCGACATCGACCTGTGCGAGGCCAGGATACACCTGGACAGGATGAGGAAACACGGCGCCAACTACGTGCAGGACACTTACTTGGAAGGGGGTCCCGCGCCGTGCCGGGACGCAGCCGAGGGGCAGGCGGAGGAGGGGGCGGCGGCGGAGGGTCCGGAACGGAGAGAGGAGGGGGCGGAGGCGGCGGAGGCGGCAGCGGAGGAGGAGGAAAACCccgaggtggaggtggaggtgggcaGCACCGGGCTGGACCCGGACCAGTTGCGGGAACAGCTGCAGGCCAGTTTGCGTCTCGGATTGCGGCTGAGCAGCGATTTGGAGGAGTGCCGCAGGGCGCTGGAGCGGAGCCGGAGTATGCGGCGCCTGAAGCGGGAGGAGTTGGAGCGGCTACTCCGGGAGCTGCGGGAGTTGAGCAGCAGCCCGGAGCCGCCGGCCCGGGACACGACCACCGCCGACCGGGCTGGGGAGGAGGGGGATTCGGCGGATGATTCGGACACGGGGCTCAGCTCCATGAACAGCCTAGACTCCGACCCCGCCCCCGTCGCCGAGTCCCTGGTCTAG